A genomic region of Miscanthus floridulus cultivar M001 chromosome 3, ASM1932011v1, whole genome shotgun sequence contains the following coding sequences:
- the LOC136546240 gene encoding uncharacterized protein, protein MLDLVAMAADDSALAEDLQVEEVLQFSIQSEDVCAVCKQVIRSLEASWKPENCDHVICIACFCQYAPETEATGLPRCAVASCDSLRNTETHQGTLISIEDMDHKGKKPLDSTLHELGQCSRGASAKISSEFYCAICMETVHIREFFPIDGCTHTFCTSCVSQYIAAKVEENVLSIGCPDPGCKDGVLHPDVCRDVIPAQLFQRWGAALCDSSLGSLKFYCPFKECSALLVHDPGHGEAVITNVECPHCCRMFCAQCKVPWHDGVTCTEFQRLGKDERGREDLLLRKVAQKSKWQRCPKCKIYVERIEGCVHIICRCGHCFCYLCASPMSRDNHACKTCKRTW, encoded by the exons ATGCTGGATCTGGTTGCCATGGCAGCTGATGATTCTGCCCTGGCTGAGGATCTGCAGGTTGAAGAGGTTCTCCAGTTCTCAATTCAGTCGGAGGATGTCTGTGCAGTTTGCAAACAGGTCATCCGATCATTGGAAGCCTCATGGAAACCTGAAAATTGTGACCATGTCATCTGCATTGCCTGCTTCTGCCAATATGCACCTGAGACGGAGGCCACTGGACTGCCCAGGTGCGCCGTGGCGTCTTGTGATTCTTTGCGCAATACAGAGACACATCAGGGCACTTTGATCTCAATTGAAGACATGGACCACAAAGGGAAGAAACCACTAGATAGTACACTTCATGAGCTTGGTCAATGTTCTCGAGGTGCGAGCGCAAAGATCAGCAGTGAGTTCTACTGTGCCATCTGCATGGAAACAGTGCACATCAGAGAGTTCTTTCCCATTGATGGATGCACACACACATTCTGCACCAGTTGTGTGAGCCAGTACATTGCTGCAAAGGTTGAGGAGAATGTGTTGTCTATTGGCTGCCCTGACCCAGGGTGCAAGGATGGTGTTTTGCACCCAGATGTGTGCCGCGATGTGATCCCGGCACAGCTGTTCCAGAGATGGGGTGCTGCGCTCTGTGACTCATCATTGGGGTCACTCAAATTCTACTGCCCTTTTAAGGAATGCTCTGCTCTGTTGGTTCATGATCCTGGCCATGGTGAGGCGGTGATAACAAATGTGGAGTGCCCACACTGCTGCCGGATGTTCTGTGCCCAGTGCAAGGTTCCATGGCACGATGGTGTCACTTGCACAGAGTTCCAACGACTGGGGAAGGATGAGCGGGGCAGGGAGGACCTACTGCTGAGGAAGGTCGCACAAAAGAGCAAGTGGCAGAGGTGCCCCAAGTGCAAGATATATGTGGAGAGGATCGAGGGCTGTGTTCATATCATCTGCAG GTGCGGGCACTGCTTCTGCTACCTTTGTGCATCCCCAATGTCTAGGGACAACCATGCTTGCAAAACCTGCAAGCGAACCTGGTGA